The genomic segment AGGCGCTGCGGGTCGCCGCCCGCCGGCCCCGCTTCGGGCTGGACACCGACCACCGCACCATCCCGGCCGAGGGCGGCCTGCTCGCCTCGGCGGTGCACCTGGACAAGGGCTGCTACCGCGGCCAGGAGACGGTGGCGCGGGTGCACAACCTGGGCCGGCCGCCACGCCGCACCGTGCTGCTGCACCTGGACGGGATCGGCGAGCAGCTGCCGGAACCCGGTACCCCGGTGCTGCGGGACGGCCGGCAGGTCGGTGTCGTCGGCAGCGCGGCCCGGCACTACGAGCTCGGCCCGGTCACCCTCGCCCTGGTCAAGCAGAACGTCCCCGCCGACGCCACCCTGCAGGTCGGCGACGCCAACGCCGCCATCGATCCCGACCTGTAGTCCTCAGGGTCGCTGCGCCGTTCCGCCACCCATGTCGTTTCGCTCTCGCGTCTCGTCGGTGGTGATGCGAGGTCACGGAAGCGAGCCGAGCCCGATTCGTTCGCTGGCAAGGCGGAGAAGGCGCCGTGTGCGAGTGCCCACAAGCCGACGACGACGCCGCCAGCGGACGAATCGGGCCGGTGCAGCGACCCTGACACGAGGTGCAGCGACCCTGACAGGTCTGGCAGGATCGACTGTCATGGCGGGGACGTTGATCACGGTGGCGCCGACGGGCGCCGAGTCGAAGAAGTCCGAGGTGCCGGCGCTGCCGGTGACCCTGGCGGAGCTGGTCTCCACGGCGAAGGAGTGCGAGGCGCTCGGCGCGAGCGTGGTGCACGTGCACATCCGTGGCGCGGATGCCGAGCCGACGCTGGACCTGGGCCGGCTGAAGGACACCGTGGCGGCGCTGCGCGCCGAGACGAACCTGATCGTGCAGCTGTCCTCGGGCGGCGCGGTGACCGACCCGGAGTCCGACCGGCTGCGGGTGCTGGAAGCCGAGCCGGACATGGCCTCCTGCACCATGGGTACGGTCAACTTCGGCGACGACGTGTTCGCCAACCGGTGGGAGTTCATCGTCGAGCTGCACACCCGGCTGCGCGACGCGAAGATCGTCCCGGAGTACGAGATCTTCGACCTCGGGCACCTGGCCTCGCTGGCGCGGCTGCTGGACAAGCACGGCCTGCCGTTCGGCGGGCACGTGCACGTCGACTTCGTGATGGGCGTACCGGGCGGCATGTCCGGCAGCGCGCAGACCCTGGTCGCCGCCGCGAACGAGGTGCGCACGCTGCTGCCGGCCGACACCACGTTCGCCGCGACCGGCATCGGCCGGACCACCCTGCCGGTGCTGCTCACCTCGCTCGCCGCCGGCGGTCACCTGCGGGTCGGCATGGAGGACACCCTGACGTACGCGCGGCGGCAGCCGGTGGAGAGCAACATGCAGCTGGTGGCGCGGGCCGCCGGGCTGGCCCGGCTCGCCCAGCGCCCGCCGATGCCGGTCGCCGAGGCCCGCGCCTTGCTGCACATCCGGGACTGAGCACCTCCGGTAC from the Actinocatenispora thailandica genome contains:
- a CDS encoding 3-keto-5-aminohexanoate cleavage protein: MAGTLITVAPTGAESKKSEVPALPVTLAELVSTAKECEALGASVVHVHIRGADAEPTLDLGRLKDTVAALRAETNLIVQLSSGGAVTDPESDRLRVLEAEPDMASCTMGTVNFGDDVFANRWEFIVELHTRLRDAKIVPEYEIFDLGHLASLARLLDKHGLPFGGHVHVDFVMGVPGGMSGSAQTLVAAANEVRTLLPADTTFAATGIGRTTLPVLLTSLAAGGHLRVGMEDTLTYARRQPVESNMQLVARAAGLARLAQRPPMPVAEARALLHIRD